One Halalkalicoccus sp. NIPERK01 genomic region harbors:
- the thrS gene encoding threonine--tRNA ligase — translation MSVTVTLPDGAELSVEAGSTVEDVAYEIGPGLGRDTVAGVVDGEFVAKEHPIEKDVSIEIVTEGSDEYIDALRHSAAHVFAQALQRLHPEAKLTIGPWTDQGFYYDVTGVDLDEADLEEIGAEAHEIIEADLPIERVEIARKEAFEYYEDNPFKREILDEEAAGEDPVSFYEQGEFRDLCRGPHVESTGEIGGFALLEISGAYWRGTEENEMLTRVYGTAFPSEGELEEFLERREQAKERDHRRIGREMDLFSVPDHSPGCVHFHPNGMRIRRELEEYIRTQNDGLGYEEVWTPELNKADLWKPTGHYDNFTAEGEMFAWEQDDTEYGLKPMNCANHAYIYDREVRSYRDLPIRFSEFGTVYRNEQSGELSGLLRVRGFTQDDGHAFIREDQIEAEIVDVLRAIEEIYDNFEFEAEYVLETQGENAVGSDEIWDEATESLRDALEVAGLDYEVHEGEAAFYGPKVGINAIDALGREWTIGTVQLDFNIPERLDLTYTGEDNAEHRPVMVHRALLGSFERFMGVMIEHFDGKFPTWLAPEQARILPISDDNVEYAEEIRKELSEFRVGIEDRSWTIGKKIQTAHDDRVPYMLIVGGNEEEAGTVSVRDRFERERGDVSPVEFRDHLEDEVGGKRTQPDFLE, via the coding sequence ATGAGCGTTACCGTAACCCTCCCCGACGGAGCCGAACTGTCCGTCGAGGCCGGTTCGACGGTCGAGGACGTCGCTTACGAGATCGGCCCCGGTCTCGGACGCGACACCGTCGCCGGCGTCGTCGACGGCGAGTTCGTCGCCAAGGAACACCCCATCGAGAAGGACGTCTCGATCGAGATCGTCACCGAGGGAAGCGACGAGTACATCGACGCGCTGAGACATTCCGCGGCCCACGTCTTCGCCCAGGCCCTCCAACGCCTCCACCCGGAGGCGAAACTCACCATCGGCCCGTGGACCGACCAGGGGTTTTACTACGACGTCACCGGCGTCGACCTCGACGAGGCCGACCTCGAGGAGATCGGCGCCGAGGCCCACGAGATCATCGAGGCCGACCTCCCGATCGAGCGCGTCGAGATCGCTCGAAAAGAGGCCTTCGAGTACTACGAGGACAACCCGTTCAAACGGGAGATACTCGACGAGGAGGCCGCAGGCGAGGATCCCGTCAGCTTCTACGAACAGGGCGAGTTCCGCGACCTCTGTCGGGGACCGCACGTCGAATCCACCGGCGAGATCGGCGGCTTCGCCCTCCTCGAAATCTCGGGGGCCTACTGGCGCGGGACCGAGGAAAACGAGATGTTGACTCGTGTGTACGGGACGGCGTTTCCGAGCGAGGGGGAGTTGGAGGAGTTCTTAGAGCGGCGCGAGCAGGCGAAAGAACGCGACCACCGCAGGATCGGCCGCGAGATGGACCTCTTTTCGGTGCCCGACCACTCGCCGGGCTGTGTCCACTTTCACCCCAACGGGATGCGGATCCGACGGGAGCTAGAGGAGTACATCCGGACGCAGAACGACGGACTGGGTTACGAGGAGGTCTGGACGCCCGAACTCAACAAGGCCGACCTCTGGAAGCCGACGGGCCACTACGACAACTTCACGGCCGAGGGCGAGATGTTCGCCTGGGAGCAGGACGACACCGAGTACGGCCTGAAGCCGATGAACTGCGCGAACCACGCGTACATCTACGACCGGGAGGTCCGCTCGTACCGGGACCTCCCGATCCGCTTCTCGGAGTTCGGCACGGTCTATCGCAACGAGCAGTCGGGCGAGCTCTCGGGGTTGCTCCGTGTGCGCGGGTTCACCCAGGACGACGGCCACGCGTTCATCCGCGAGGACCAGATCGAAGCCGAGATCGTGGACGTGCTCCGCGCGATCGAGGAGATCTACGACAACTTCGAGTTCGAAGCCGAGTACGTTCTCGAGACCCAGGGCGAGAACGCCGTCGGCAGCGACGAGATCTGGGACGAGGCGACCGAGTCGCTCCGGGACGCCCTTGAGGTGGCGGGGCTCGACTACGAGGTCCACGAGGGCGAGGCCGCCTTCTACGGTCCGAAGGTCGGGATCAACGCGATCGACGCCCTCGGCCGGGAGTGGACGATCGGTACCGTCCAACTCGACTTCAACATTCCCGAACGCCTCGATCTCACCTACACGGGCGAGGACAACGCCGAGCACCGGCCCGTGATGGTCCACCGCGCGCTTTTGGGCAGTTTCGAGCGGTTCATGGGCGTGATGATCGAGCACTTCGACGGGAAGTTCCCGACGTGGCTCGCCCCCGAGCAGGCCCGGATCCTGCCGATTAGCGACGACAACGTAGAGTACGCCGAGGAGATCAGAAAGGAGCTCTCGGAGTTTCGCGTGGGGATCGAGGACCGCTCGTGGACCATCGGCAAGAAGATCCAGACCGCGCACGACGACCGCGTGCCCTACATGCTGATCGTCGGCGGAAACGAGGAGGAGGCCGGCACGGTCTCGGTTCGGGACCGCTTCGAGCGCGAACGGGGCGACGTCTCCCCGGTCGAGTTCCGCGATCACCTCGAAGACGAGGTCGGCGGGAAACGTACCCAACCGGACTTCCTCGAGTAG
- a CDS encoding type IV pilin yields MDGSRGRGGRRIGRGQSEVIGVVLVLSLTVIGATAVAATGAAVLADSQSNSQVSQAENAMSQMSSKASLVALGESEGQSFDLGRLDDGSVEVREDAGQVTLRLDGEEIYSEQYGAVVATIGGSEVAYQGGGVWKKEGDRSVMVSPPEYHYQQRTLTFPIVRVNGTDHATGAVQGQLSKGDSRPIYPNSTENRANPLEDGNLTVELQSDYYRGWHDFFDERTEGTVEIDHENRTVTAELAVPFEKNIENAVTVRETIIAKEGNKPTPHQEGVDYPSASPVIEDKIERCENGENECVAIDGNETIDHTEDSAGTYYASGKEIPDALTVKTGGQDIDIIIDGSFEPNDITIEGDGTVSMYIKGEFNLSGNNAINEGGDPSQLFVYLHSDISASQQGTPSFTGVIYAPNTDFTLSGNTDFEGALIANSLRIDGNAGTFEYDESLSEIEIEITSSPDAITYLHVTDNEIEVELR; encoded by the coding sequence ATGGATGGATCGCGGGGTCGCGGCGGTCGACGGATAGGTCGTGGCCAGTCGGAAGTGATCGGCGTCGTACTGGTGCTCTCGCTGACGGTGATCGGGGCGACGGCGGTCGCCGCGACGGGTGCGGCCGTGCTGGCGGACTCGCAGTCGAACTCGCAGGTCTCGCAGGCCGAAAACGCGATGTCGCAGATGAGTTCGAAGGCGAGCCTCGTCGCGCTCGGCGAGTCCGAGGGACAGTCGTTCGATTTGGGGAGACTCGACGATGGATCCGTTGAAGTACGAGAAGACGCCGGTCAGGTTACGCTCAGGCTTGACGGGGAGGAGATCTACAGCGAGCAGTATGGAGCGGTCGTCGCCACGATCGGCGGGTCGGAGGTCGCCTATCAGGGTGGTGGCGTCTGGAAGAAAGAAGGCGATAGAAGCGTCATGGTATCACCTCCGGAATACCACTACCAGCAGCGCACGCTGACGTTCCCGATCGTTCGCGTCAACGGCACGGATCACGCTACCGGAGCGGTCCAGGGACAGCTATCGAAGGGTGACAGCCGACCGATCTATCCCAACAGCACCGAAAACCGGGCAAATCCCCTCGAGGACGGTAATCTGACCGTCGAACTCCAAAGCGACTACTACCGGGGCTGGCACGACTTCTTCGACGAGCGAACCGAAGGAACCGTTGAAATCGATCACGAGAACCGGACGGTTACTGCCGAGTTAGCCGTTCCGTTCGAGAAGAACATCGAAAACGCGGTCACGGTCAGAGAGACTATCATCGCCAAAGAAGGGAACAAACCGACCCCACACCAAGAAGGGGTCGACTACCCATCGGCCAGCCCGGTGATCGAGGACAAGATCGAACGCTGTGAGAACGGGGAAAACGAGTGCGTCGCGATCGATGGAAACGAAACGATCGACCATACCGAGGATTCTGCTGGCACGTACTATGCGTCCGGAAAAGAGATTCCCGACGCGCTGACAGTCAAAACCGGCGGGCAAGATATTGACATCATCATTGACGGTTCGTTCGAACCCAACGACATCACCATCGAGGGAGACGGCACCGTCTCGATGTACATAAAAGGGGAGTTCAATCTCAGTGGCAATAACGCCATTAACGAGGGTGGCGATCCGTCACAACTGTTCGTCTACCTCCACTCAGATATCAGCGCCAGTCAGCAAGGGACACCGTCGTTCACCGGCGTCATCTACGCGCCAAACACGGATTTCACGTTGAGCGGAAACACGGATTTCGAGGGTGCTCTCATCGCAAACTCGTTGCGTATCGACGGTAACGCAGGGACGTTCGAGTACGACGAGAGCCTCTCGGAAATAGAGATCGAGATCACCTCGTCTCCGGACGCGATCACGTACCTCCACGTTACGGACAACGAGATCGAAGTCGAACTCCGATAG
- a CDS encoding type II/IV secretion system ATPase subunit: protein MSTDDADGSERGPVSPTEVTDASVEDRPEAALQTVFAAATRARRLDAYLDPDELVVKDLYTWEHVKRKYYYEADGSVPLDAEGEPIPFDPAELLGFEPARTEGLLSTGESAASALSDLVDERTVDVNPEIDEDAFFSSRGNPTITTRYDLEKAVPMEKKRHFEEVERYWVNEPYSFVVVFHSRKENETKYYLIEPYLNPIERDLTEFLTGKLRTAIKYTDDEVTVEGNEEERRAVIDRETRRLLDRYGLIERPSAGRSDGGRTAGLVDRVRSFLGQGETADPPVVDPVRPEPAILAEDPETVTEAQTTKLLYYLKRDFIGYERIDGIKHDINVEDISCDGYDSPVFVYHTDYEQIISNVHHGRERLDDFVVKLAQRSGKGISKRRPQVDATLPDGSRAQLTLGREVSDHGTNYTIRQFKDVPFTPIDLINWHTFSLEEMAYLWLCIENHKSLIFAGGTASGKTTSLNAVSLFIPSNAKIVSIEDTREVELPQRNWIASVTRPSFSDGDGGDVDEFDLLEAALRQRPDYIVMGEIRGEEGRTLFQVMSTGHTTYTTFHADSVGEVLKRFTTDPINVSKTMFTALDLVSVQTSTRVQGRKVRRNKSLTEINHYDAEHDEINVRDVYQWQAESDEFLEVGDSNTLAEICFDRGWSHGELEEQLLVRQAVLAYLIDEGLNEYRQVAATLQAFINDPETIVGLIANDQLAESLEDLRSMESVLIDVEPEKEALVPRPGPDEETAELAKTILDRADERLFADHRDPPGSLEAALAADGSGDVP from the coding sequence ATGTCTACGGACGATGCCGACGGGAGCGAACGGGGACCCGTCTCACCGACGGAGGTCACCGACGCGAGCGTCGAGGATCGTCCCGAGGCCGCTCTACAAACCGTTTTCGCCGCCGCTACGCGTGCGCGGCGGTTGGACGCCTACCTCGATCCGGACGAACTCGTCGTCAAGGACCTCTACACGTGGGAGCACGTCAAGCGCAAGTACTACTACGAGGCGGACGGGTCGGTCCCGCTCGACGCCGAAGGGGAACCGATCCCGTTCGATCCCGCCGAACTGCTCGGGTTCGAGCCCGCCCGAACGGAGGGATTGCTCTCCACGGGGGAGTCGGCCGCGAGCGCGCTTTCCGACCTCGTCGACGAACGGACCGTCGACGTGAACCCCGAGATCGACGAGGACGCCTTCTTCTCCTCGCGGGGGAATCCGACGATCACGACGCGATACGACCTCGAGAAGGCGGTTCCGATGGAGAAGAAGCGTCACTTCGAGGAGGTCGAACGCTACTGGGTGAACGAACCCTACTCGTTCGTGGTCGTCTTTCACTCCCGGAAGGAGAACGAGACGAAGTACTACCTGATCGAGCCGTACCTCAACCCCATCGAGCGCGACCTTACGGAGTTCCTCACCGGCAAACTCCGCACCGCGATCAAGTACACCGACGACGAGGTGACCGTCGAGGGAAACGAGGAGGAGCGCCGGGCGGTCATCGACCGCGAGACGCGCCGACTGCTCGATCGCTACGGCCTCATCGAGCGCCCGTCAGCCGGTCGCTCGGATGGGGGACGAACGGCTGGGCTGGTCGATCGGGTCCGGTCGTTCCTCGGGCAGGGGGAGACGGCGGACCCGCCGGTGGTCGACCCCGTCCGGCCCGAACCGGCGATCCTCGCCGAGGACCCCGAGACGGTGACCGAAGCGCAGACCACGAAACTGCTGTACTACCTCAAACGCGACTTCATCGGCTACGAGCGGATCGACGGGATCAAACACGACATCAACGTCGAGGACATCAGCTGTGACGGCTACGACTCGCCCGTCTTCGTCTATCACACCGACTACGAGCAGATCATCTCCAACGTTCACCATGGGCGCGAGCGCCTCGACGACTTCGTGGTCAAACTCGCACAGCGCTCGGGCAAGGGGATTTCGAAGCGCCGCCCGCAAGTCGACGCCACCCTGCCCGACGGCTCGCGCGCCCAACTCACCCTCGGTCGGGAGGTCTCGGACCACGGAACCAACTACACGATCCGGCAGTTCAAGGACGTCCCATTTACGCCGATCGACCTGATCAACTGGCACACCTTCTCGCTCGAGGAGATGGCCTACCTGTGGCTCTGCATCGAGAACCACAAGTCGCTCATCTTCGCGGGCGGGACCGCAAGCGGGAAGACCACGAGTCTGAACGCCGTCTCGCTGTTCATCCCCTCGAACGCGAAGATCGTCTCGATCGAGGACACCCGCGAGGTCGAACTCCCCCAGCGAAACTGGATCGCGTCCGTGACTCGCCCCTCCTTCTCCGACGGCGACGGCGGCGACGTCGACGAGTTCGACCTGCTGGAGGCCGCGCTCCGCCAGCGCCCCGACTACATCGTGATGGGCGAAATCAGGGGAGAAGAGGGCCGAACGCTGTTTCAGGTCATGTCGACGGGCCACACCACCTACACCACCTTCCACGCCGACTCGGTTGGCGAGGTGCTCAAACGCTTCACGACCGACCCCATCAACGTCTCGAAGACGATGTTCACGGCGCTGGATCTCGTCTCGGTCCAGACCTCGACGCGCGTGCAGGGCCGGAAGGTCCGCCGGAACAAGTCGCTGACCGAGATCAACCACTACGACGCCGAACACGACGAGATCAACGTCCGTGACGTCTACCAGTGGCAGGCCGAGTCCGACGAGTTCCTCGAGGTCGGCGACTCGAACACGCTCGCCGAGATCTGCTTCGACCGCGGGTGGAGCCACGGGGAGCTAGAGGAGCAGTTGCTCGTCCGCCAGGCCGTCCTCGCCTACCTCATCGACGAGGGGCTCAACGAGTACCGGCAGGTCGCCGCCACCCTGCAGGCCTTCATCAACGACCCCGAGACGATCGTCGGACTGATCGCCAACGACCAACTCGCCGAGAGCCTCGAGGACCTGCGCTCGATGGAGAGCGTCCTGATCGACGTCGAACCCGAGAAGGAGGCGCTCGTCCCCCGACCGGGTCCCGACGAGGAGACCGCTGAACTCGCGAAAACGATCCTCGACCGCGCGGACGAACGGCTCTTCGCGGACCATCGCGACCCGCCGGGATCGCTCGAAGCCGCGCTCGCAGCGGACGGAAGCGGGGACGTCCCGTGA
- a CDS encoding MATE family efflux transporter, whose protein sequence is MTRVPNPIRLLVLWVGLALSRVGLIDAHRARRITDLAWPRVLTGIARMSKNAVDVAMVGVAVGSGAIAGVGFAGAYWGLAFAVGGGVAGGTIALVSQSFGADAYADLGQAVRSSVLLVVAFTLPLTAAFWTFSTDLIGLISDDPEAIALGGTYLEIVALGVPFAALNLIGSRTLVGSDDAYTAMLARAGGAVLNVVINAVLIFGLDMGVVGAALGTVLSNVVVTGAFALGLVIGRFPGMGAFPVTVSPAGAYLDTGMIRQLLSIGLPVMGRNLVWTVAEFPLLSIVDVFGQTVVAAYVIARRIWGIMNTPGWGFGLASSSLVGQELGDGDEETAEAYGREIVRFAVAVYAVSALLVFAFAEPIVLAFVDDPADPAVPVAVSLVYAACVAVVLQGVSKGAAGPLDASGDTRWPFYSQVLGMFGGSIPLAYLGATTSLGLWGLYLAFVAETAVPAAVNYHRFATGKWKAISRSYGPRGATGDD, encoded by the coding sequence GTGACCCGTGTCCCGAACCCGATCAGACTGCTCGTCCTGTGGGTGGGGCTGGCGCTCTCGCGCGTCGGCCTGATCGACGCCCATCGCGCGCGCCGGATCACCGATCTGGCGTGGCCCCGGGTACTGACGGGTATCGCCCGGATGTCGAAGAACGCCGTAGACGTGGCGATGGTCGGGGTCGCGGTCGGCTCGGGTGCCATCGCGGGCGTCGGCTTCGCGGGGGCCTACTGGGGGCTCGCCTTCGCCGTCGGCGGCGGGGTCGCCGGCGGGACGATCGCGCTCGTCTCCCAGTCGTTCGGGGCCGACGCCTACGCCGACCTCGGGCAGGCGGTGCGGTCGAGCGTTCTCCTGGTCGTCGCCTTCACCCTCCCGCTCACCGCGGCCTTCTGGACGTTTTCGACCGACCTCATCGGCCTGATCAGCGACGACCCCGAGGCGATCGCGCTCGGGGGGACCTATCTGGAGATCGTCGCCCTCGGGGTGCCGTTCGCCGCGCTGAACCTGATCGGCAGCCGGACGCTCGTCGGGAGCGACGACGCCTACACCGCGATGCTCGCGCGGGCTGGCGGCGCGGTGCTCAACGTCGTCATCAACGCCGTGTTGATCTTCGGCCTCGACATGGGCGTCGTCGGCGCGGCCCTCGGGACCGTGCTCTCGAACGTCGTCGTCACGGGGGCGTTCGCGCTCGGGCTAGTGATCGGGCGCTTTCCAGGGATGGGCGCGTTCCCCGTCACCGTCTCGCCCGCCGGGGCGTATCTCGACACGGGGATGATCCGTCAGCTCCTCTCGATCGGCCTGCCCGTCATGGGCCGGAACCTCGTCTGGACGGTCGCGGAGTTCCCCCTGCTCTCGATCGTCGACGTCTTCGGGCAGACCGTCGTCGCGGCCTACGTCATCGCGCGGCGGATCTGGGGGATCATGAACACCCCCGGCTGGGGGTTCGGGCTGGCCTCCTCCAGTCTCGTCGGCCAAGAGTTGGGCGACGGCGACGAGGAAACCGCGGAGGCCTACGGCCGGGAGATCGTTCGCTTCGCGGTCGCTGTCTACGCCGTCTCGGCCCTGCTGGTCTTCGCGTTCGCCGAGCCGATCGTGCTCGCGTTCGTCGACGACCCCGCCGATCCCGCGGTCCCGGTCGCGGTCTCGCTCGTGTACGCGGCCTGCGTCGCCGTCGTCCTCCAGGGGGTTTCGAAGGGCGCCGCCGGCCCGCTCGACGCCAGCGGCGACACCCGCTGGCCCTTCTACAGCCAGGTGCTCGGGATGTTCGGGGGATCGATTCCCCTCGCGTACCTCGGCGCGACCACGTCGCTCGGGCTCTGGGGGTTGTATCTCGCGTTCGTCGCCGAGACCGCCGTCCCCGCCGCAGTCAACTACCATCGCTTCGCGACCGGCAAGTGGAAGGCCATCAGCCGGTCGTACGGGCCACGCGGGGCGACCGGCGACGACTAG
- the tatA gene encoding twin-arginine translocase TatA/TatE family subunit, giving the protein MTVQFAPLFGPIPGGIELAVIVLIAILLFGANKIPKLARSTGQAMGEFQKGREEIDQELQAMREGKTQTEDEPEPDIGADDETEPEIGADEPTAEMESDAELETETNENR; this is encoded by the coding sequence ATGACAGTACAATTTGCCCCGCTGTTCGGGCCGATCCCCGGCGGGATCGAACTAGCAGTGATCGTGCTCATCGCGATCCTGCTCTTCGGTGCGAACAAGATCCCCAAACTCGCGCGCTCGACCGGACAGGCGATGGGCGAGTTCCAGAAGGGGCGCGAAGAGATCGATCAGGAGCTACAGGCGATGCGCGAGGGCAAGACCCAAACTGAGGACGAACCCGAACCGGACATCGGTGCCGACGACGAGACCGAACCCGAGATCGGTGCCGACGAACCCACCGCCGAGATGGAGTCCGACGCCGAGCTCGAAACCGAGACCAACGAGAACCGATAA
- a CDS encoding type II secretion system F family protein — MSLALERDGTDRLGDAFYPLYRRLFGEDSQFAVEFQTTLKQARMGDTVEHYLSRALAYGVLSGGLLWIVGTLLGYALFATGLVPVGTLIGVPVPNERLLELVIAARIPSLIAVTGVVFGSIGFALAFGTLVAIPYSRVSTRKREINMLLADSVAFMYALSVGGLNQLEILEAMAKADDTYGEVSREFQSIVQETEYFDTDYRTAIRNQALETPSDDLSQFLTDMLSIVNSGGDMTRFFEDKKDKHMRTAKQQQELTLETLELFGEMYMTLSLFPLLLIILLVIMSMLGEASEFMLYATVYALIPLVGVGFLVLVSTVKQDEPGDGYLRGDDGTIDSTGRNPLFDLGLVERYAGRFGVFDRIERREGTYETGRLLRRPHHFFRDHPTYTLSLTIPAAIALVGTAVVAGTAPLSWEGFVDAPVWATFIWVYVPVYVVCLPLAAFREWNVRSRMAITGSLSDTLRKLSSANDTGMTLLESVRVVAETSSGKLAREFDVMHAKVAYGTSLKDALVEFNNRYHIPRLARTVKLISKAQEASSQITAVLTTAAQASENQDDIERERRSRTLMQVVIIIMTYLTLLAVMAILKTQFLDVMAGLDTGGAEAASAGGGPSFGGGLDTGLLSVLFFHAVTMQAILSGLISGYMRDADILSGVKYVVILMTVALGVWTVVG; from the coding sequence GTGAGTCTCGCGCTCGAAAGGGACGGAACCGACCGCCTCGGCGACGCATTCTACCCGCTCTATCGCCGCCTGTTCGGCGAGGACAGCCAGTTCGCCGTCGAGTTCCAGACCACGCTCAAACAGGCCCGGATGGGCGACACGGTCGAGCACTACCTCTCGCGAGCGCTGGCCTACGGCGTGCTTTCGGGGGGCTTGCTGTGGATCGTCGGCACCCTTCTGGGCTACGCACTGTTCGCCACGGGGCTGGTGCCGGTCGGCACGCTCATCGGGGTGCCGGTCCCGAACGAACGCCTGCTCGAACTCGTGATCGCGGCGCGGATCCCCTCGCTGATCGCCGTCACCGGCGTCGTGTTCGGGTCGATCGGCTTCGCGCTCGCGTTCGGCACGCTCGTCGCGATCCCCTACTCGCGGGTCTCGACGCGAAAGCGCGAGATCAACATGCTGCTCGCCGACTCGGTCGCGTTCATGTACGCGCTGTCGGTCGGCGGGCTCAACCAACTGGAGATCCTCGAGGCGATGGCGAAGGCCGACGACACCTACGGGGAGGTCTCCCGGGAGTTCCAGAGCATCGTCCAGGAGACCGAGTACTTCGATACCGACTACCGGACGGCGATCAGGAACCAAGCGCTCGAGACCCCCTCGGACGACCTGAGCCAGTTCCTGACCGACATGCTCTCGATCGTCAACTCCGGCGGCGATATGACGCGCTTTTTCGAGGACAAGAAGGACAAACACATGCGCACCGCGAAACAGCAACAGGAACTCACCCTCGAGACCCTCGAACTGTTCGGCGAGATGTACATGACCCTCTCGCTGTTCCCCCTCCTGCTGATCATCCTGCTGGTCATCATGAGCATGCTCGGGGAGGCCTCCGAGTTCATGCTCTACGCGACGGTCTACGCGCTGATCCCGCTCGTGGGCGTGGGATTTCTCGTCCTCGTCTCGACGGTGAAACAGGACGAACCCGGCGACGGCTACCTCCGGGGGGACGACGGAACGATCGACTCGACGGGGCGAAACCCGCTGTTCGACCTCGGGCTGGTCGAGCGCTACGCCGGGCGTTTCGGGGTGTTCGACCGCATCGAGCGCCGCGAGGGGACCTACGAGACGGGACGGCTCCTGCGTCGACCCCATCACTTCTTCCGGGACCACCCGACCTACACGCTGTCGTTGACGATCCCGGCCGCGATCGCGCTGGTCGGCACCGCCGTCGTCGCGGGGACCGCGCCGCTGTCGTGGGAGGGGTTCGTCGACGCGCCGGTCTGGGCGACGTTCATCTGGGTCTACGTCCCCGTCTACGTGGTCTGTCTCCCACTGGCGGCCTTCCGCGAGTGGAACGTCCGCTCGCGGATGGCGATCACGGGGTCGCTCTCCGACACCCTCCGGAAGCTCTCGAGCGCCAACGACACCGGGATGACGCTGCTCGAATCGGTTCGGGTGGTCGCCGAGACCTCCTCGGGGAAACTCGCCCGCGAGTTCGACGTGATGCACGCGAAGGTCGCCTACGGGACGAGCCTCAAGGACGCGCTCGTCGAGTTCAACAACCGGTATCACATCCCCCGCCTGGCCCGGACGGTCAAGCTCATCAGCAAGGCCCAGGAGGCCTCCAGCCAGATCACGGCCGTCCTCACGACCGCGGCACAGGCCAGCGAGAACCAGGACGACATCGAGCGCGAGCGGAGGTCACGGACGCTGATGCAGGTCGTCATCATCATCATGACCTACCTGACCCTCTTGGCGGTGATGGCGATCCTCAAGACCCAGTTCCTCGACGTGATGGCCGGGCTGGACACGGGCGGGGCCGAGGCGGCGAGCGCCGGCGGCGGTCCCAGTTTCGGGGGCGGGCTCGACACCGGATTGCTCTCGGTGCTGTTCTTCCACGCGGTGACGATGCAGGCGATCCTCTCGGGGCTGATCAGCGGCTACATGCGCGACGCGGACATCCTGAGCGGGGTGAAGTACGTCGTGATCCTCATGACGGTCGCGCTCGGCGTCTGGACGGTGGTCGGATGA
- a CDS encoding TAXI family TRAP transporter solute-binding subunit, translating to MVRDQTGRVNRRTFLSTTGAAALVGLAGCGGGGGGGGGGGGDGPQFVTIGTGGTGGVYYPLGGGMADILNQNLDVEASAESTGASVENCRLVANEEMTMALALGNSVLLAVNGEGDFDEALPLSAAFGAYQNATQVVVPADSPVETLADMEGLTVSVGAPGSGTEVIAEELLGFYDLTYDDIDEQRLSFSETASALQDGQIDAGFWSVAYPASSIQDLASQRAIRLINFSDEDMERLTSEFDYYNAATVPAGTYQGVEEDVQVPGVTNTMIVREDMNEDSVYDIVEAIYTNLDQLAEVHPAAEQFEETAREAPIDLHPGAAQYFDDAGL from the coding sequence ATGGTTCGAGATCAGACAGGCCGCGTGAACCGCCGAACGTTCCTGAGTACGACCGGAGCGGCGGCGCTCGTCGGCCTCGCCGGGTGTGGCGGCGGGGGAGGCGGAGGCGGCGGGGGAGGCGGCGACGGACCGCAGTTCGTGACCATCGGCACCGGCGGAACGGGCGGCGTCTACTACCCGCTCGGCGGCGGCATGGCCGACATCCTCAATCAGAACCTCGATGTCGAGGCCTCCGCGGAATCGACCGGCGCAAGCGTCGAGAACTGCCGGCTCGTCGCGAACGAGGAGATGACGATGGCGCTGGCGCTGGGCAACTCCGTGTTGCTCGCGGTCAACGGCGAGGGCGACTTCGACGAGGCCCTCCCGTTGTCGGCGGCGTTCGGGGCCTACCAGAACGCGACCCAGGTCGTCGTCCCCGCGGACTCCCCGGTCGAGACGCTCGCGGACATGGAGGGATTGACCGTCAGCGTCGGCGCACCCGGAAGCGGCACCGAGGTCATCGCCGAGGAACTGCTGGGGTTCTACGACCTCACCTACGACGACATCGACGAACAGCGCCTCTCGTTCTCCGAGACCGCGAGCGCGCTTCAGGACGGCCAGATCGACGCCGGCTTCTGGAGCGTCGCCTACCCCGCCTCCTCGATCCAGGACCTCGCGAGCCAGCGGGCGATTCGGTTGATAAACTTCTCCGACGAGGACATGGAGCGGCTCACGAGCGAGTTCGACTACTACAACGCGGCGACCGTCCCCGCCGGCACCTACCAGGGCGTCGAGGAGGACGTCCAGGTCCCCGGCGTGACCAACACGATGATCGTTCGCGAGGACATGAACGAGGACTCCGTCTACGACATCGTCGAGGCGATCTACACCAACCTCGACCAACTCGCGGAGGTTCACCCTGCCGCCGAGCAGTTCGAGGAGACGGCCCGCGAGGCGCCGATCGACCTGCATCCGGGCGCGGCGCAGTACTTCGACGACGCCGGACTGTGA